The following coding sequences lie in one Prochlorococcus marinus XMU1419 genomic window:
- a CDS encoding GDSL-type esterase/lipase family protein, with protein sequence MISLPKQLVVIGDSSVYGWGDNEGGGWCERLRKDWCNNHNGPVIYQLGVRGDGIEKVSSRWEKEWSSRGETRRNKPKAILLNVGLNDTAAIGQKNGRHQLDIDGFEYGLERLINEMKSQTNVFVIGLTPVDESKMPFAGCLWYSNDFCNSYERRMEEVCLNQNVPFLPTFREMYSDKRSENWITHDGIHLNSEGHFWLFQRLKSWEILTKWKES encoded by the coding sequence GTGATTAGTTTACCAAAACAGCTAGTTGTAATTGGAGATAGCTCAGTTTATGGATGGGGAGATAATGAGGGTGGTGGATGGTGTGAAAGGCTTAGAAAAGATTGGTGCAATAACCACAATGGACCAGTTATTTATCAACTTGGAGTTAGGGGAGATGGGATAGAAAAAGTTTCATCTAGATGGGAAAAAGAATGGTCATCTAGAGGAGAAACGAGAAGAAATAAACCTAAAGCAATCCTGCTAAATGTTGGTCTTAACGACACTGCAGCAATTGGTCAGAAAAATGGAAGACATCAATTAGATATAGATGGATTTGAATATGGATTAGAGAGGCTAATTAATGAAATGAAATCTCAAACAAATGTCTTTGTTATTGGTCTGACACCTGTTGATGAAAGCAAAATGCCGTTCGCAGGATGTCTATGGTACTCAAATGATTTTTGTAATTCTTATGAAAGAAGAATGGAGGAAGTATGCCTCAATCAGAATGTCCCATTTCTTCCTACTTTTAGAGAAATGTACTCTGATAAAAGGAGTGAAAATTGGATTACACATGATGGAATTCATCTAAATTCAGAAGGTCATTTCTGGCTTTTCCAAAGACTGAAGAGCTGGGAGATTCTTACAAAATGGAAGGAATCATAG
- a CDS encoding ATP-binding cassette domain-containing protein, translating to MNNTLLELKNISYKYKNNLILNKINLKINSGEKIALLGKSGSGKTTLISVLNGTIKPTQGEVKLFNKSFEELDIKQKSKITTIWQDLRLIEDLSAEQNVNCGLLAENNFYFAFKNLLNIGSFKKAHKYMQLCRLPNSIYDKKIRTLSGGQKQRVAIARSLIQGSNILLADEPFNNLDPKLIIIIKNLLLENEDKNNTKKYPKTSLVALHRLDLLNDFDKVIGMRDGKIFFNIKRTNLKKLHLDKIY from the coding sequence ATGAATAATACTCTCTTAGAATTAAAAAATATATCTTACAAATACAAAAATAATCTGATTCTAAATAAAATAAATTTAAAAATAAATTCTGGGGAGAAAATCGCACTTTTAGGTAAAAGCGGTTCAGGAAAAACTACGCTTATATCAGTACTTAATGGCACTATCAAGCCAACTCAAGGTGAGGTTAAATTATTCAATAAAAGTTTCGAGGAATTAGATATAAAGCAGAAAAGTAAGATAACAACTATTTGGCAAGATTTAAGATTAATAGAAGATCTCTCTGCAGAACAAAATGTTAATTGTGGACTACTAGCTGAAAACAATTTTTATTTCGCTTTTAAAAATTTACTAAATATAGGTTCTTTTAAGAAGGCTCATAAATATATGCAATTATGTAGACTTCCTAACTCTATTTACGACAAAAAAATCAGAACACTATCTGGGGGGCAAAAACAAAGGGTGGCTATAGCTAGATCATTAATTCAAGGATCAAATATATTACTAGCAGATGAGCCTTTTAATAATCTAGATCCCAAATTAATAATTATAATTAAAAATCTGCTGCTAGAAAATGAAGATAAAAATAATACAAAAAAATACCCTAAGACTTCATTAGTTGCATTACATAGATTAGATTTGCTGAACGATTTCGATAAAGTTATTGGAATGAGGGATGGTAAAATTTTTTTCAATATCAAAAGAACTAACTTAAAGAAGCTTCATTTAGATAAAATATATTAA
- a CDS encoding putative selenate ABC transporter substrate-binding protein, producing MINLKNLLLSSSILFSIFSSQVLSNPKVLKVGAIPDQNQDVLDKRFNLFSKELSKQLDVKVKYIPVTNYVAAVTGFRTKDLDLVWFGGLSGVQARLQTPNSIVIAQRDIDKEFKSVFIVNKNLELNSISNIKELKKLKNLRFTFGSENSTSGRLMPEYFLNLAGVEIKHFKGKKAGFSGSHDATIALVNSGAFDAGALNKQVWKNNLKNNPKRISNLELFWITPEYVDYHWVAQGDLENRFGEGFTKELKSVILNLDINQKSHKEILDMFNAKRFINAEAKQYKNIEEIGRKLNKIR from the coding sequence ATGATTAATTTAAAAAATTTACTGCTAAGTTCATCTATCTTATTTTCTATTTTTTCATCACAAGTTCTTTCAAATCCTAAAGTTTTAAAAGTTGGAGCAATACCAGATCAAAACCAAGATGTTTTGGACAAAAGATTTAATTTATTTTCAAAAGAATTATCCAAACAACTTGATGTAAAAGTTAAATACATACCTGTTACTAATTATGTTGCAGCAGTAACTGGATTTAGAACTAAAGATTTAGATTTAGTTTGGTTTGGAGGTTTATCAGGAGTTCAAGCAAGATTACAAACTCCTAATTCAATTGTCATAGCTCAAAGAGATATCGATAAGGAATTTAAAAGTGTTTTTATAGTAAACAAAAATTTAGAACTTAACTCAATTTCAAACATTAAAGAGCTTAAAAAACTAAAGAATTTAAGATTTACTTTTGGCTCTGAAAACTCAACTTCTGGAAGATTAATGCCAGAATATTTTTTAAATCTAGCAGGGGTAGAAATTAAACACTTTAAAGGGAAAAAAGCAGGTTTTAGTGGGAGTCATGATGCCACTATAGCTTTAGTTAATAGTGGGGCATTTGATGCTGGAGCTTTAAATAAACAAGTTTGGAAAAACAACCTTAAAAATAATCCCAAAAGAATAAGTAATTTAGAATTATTCTGGATCACCCCAGAATATGTTGACTATCATTGGGTAGCTCAAGGGGATCTTGAAAATAGATTCGGGGAAGGGTTTACAAAAGAACTTAAATCAGTAATTCTAAATTTAGATATAAATCAAAAATCACATAAAGAGATATTAGATATGTTCAATGCAAAAAGATTTATAAATGCAGAAGCAAAACAATATAAAAATATAGAGGAAATCGGTAGGAAATTAAATAAAATTAGATGA
- a CDS encoding DUF3531 family protein — translation MNIIFREVDPFNCWIWIRFSELPTQDEKNYLDGVFDSWYVLGRLGGFNSENLQTHEEGSDLSWMSYDNDQKKASLPALMHNLGIMEYQNLWGRCWVDFGTSDSISIDILINSLNEISNNYVKIEELIIGGENNDWAIEEHEDLVFKD, via the coding sequence ATGAATATTATTTTTAGGGAAGTGGATCCTTTTAATTGTTGGATATGGATAAGGTTTTCAGAATTACCAACTCAAGATGAAAAAAATTATTTAGATGGTGTTTTTGATAGTTGGTACGTTTTAGGAAGGTTAGGTGGATTTAATTCTGAAAATTTGCAAACTCATGAAGAGGGTTCCGATTTAAGTTGGATGTCATATGATAATGACCAAAAAAAAGCATCTCTTCCAGCCTTAATGCATAATTTAGGAATTATGGAATATCAAAACCTGTGGGGAAGATGTTGGGTTGATTTTGGAACTTCAGACTCTATTTCAATAGATATATTAATTAATTCTTTAAATGAGATATCAAATAATTATGTAAAAATTGAGGAGTTAATTATTGGGGGTGAAAATAATGACTGGGCGATTGAAGAACATGAAGATTTAGTTTTCAAAGATTAA
- a CDS encoding 16S rRNA (uracil(1498)-N(3))-methyltransferase: MEDLTRLIISHERIENIKNNNLELTKEEVHYINKVMRIKNGKEIFISNGEGSLWKAKKVKNDCLEIIQLKKPYLFQEKENYLLGIAVVIPKSGFEDILKMCTEIGIDFIQPLFSERQVNKNLNFSRKLLRWNSIIKEAVEQSERLWKPSILNGMDIIEWLKSRNNQERVSISITREETIYDLNHWLRKQQEFANKKGGIFWNVIGPEGGWSSKEIDFFNKNNFTFVKLSDTILRTSTASINASSILNQWRIDFKLIR, translated from the coding sequence ATGGAAGACTTAACAAGATTAATTATTTCCCATGAAAGAATTGAAAATATTAAGAACAATAATTTAGAACTTACTAAAGAAGAGGTTCATTATATAAATAAAGTAATGAGGATAAAAAATGGTAAAGAAATATTTATTTCTAACGGAGAAGGTTCATTATGGAAAGCTAAAAAAGTTAAAAATGATTGTTTAGAAATAATTCAATTAAAAAAACCTTACTTATTTCAAGAAAAAGAAAATTACTTATTAGGCATAGCTGTTGTTATACCAAAAAGTGGTTTTGAGGATATTTTAAAAATGTGTACTGAAATAGGAATAGATTTTATACAGCCATTATTTTCAGAAAGACAGGTAAACAAAAATTTAAATTTTTCTAGAAAGCTTTTGAGATGGAATTCAATTATCAAAGAAGCAGTTGAGCAAAGTGAGAGATTATGGAAACCATCTATTTTAAATGGTATGGATATTATTGAATGGCTAAAAAGTAGAAATAATCAAGAAAGAGTTTCGATTTCTATAACTAGAGAAGAAACAATATATGACTTAAATCATTGGTTAAGAAAACAGCAAGAATTTGCAAATAAAAAAGGGGGCATTTTTTGGAATGTAATTGGACCTGAAGGTGGATGGTCCTCTAAAGAAATTGATTTTTTTAATAAAAATAATTTTACCTTTGTTAAACTTTCTGACACTATCTTAAGAACTTCAACGGCTAGTATTAATGCATCATCAATTTTAAATCAGTGGAGAATTGATTTTAAATTAATTAGATAA
- a CDS encoding PhnE/PtxC family ABC transporter permease — protein sequence MNKLKLNHTSLSFLPILVCIPLGYQLITNIHFGGFKLFQEFLISAFNPKIDNEIILTVINRLNETILISFFSWLVSIIFGAIFGILSSNIFYKIFNIPSFFYSIIRFFLTIIRSIHELVWGIILMQIYGINFSIGIIAICIPYIAVNSKVFAEQLETIDYKSFESINQINAPKFSSLLTLIWNPIINTFKNFGLYRLECSIRSTVILGLFGIGGIGTSIFLSFQTLNFRELWTYLWSLAILIILSGLIFKKIKFNTTNKILSIFFIAVFFITILFSFSYFLYFIFNNFENFNSLSSLFKSSSDLGLFDFLKLILETIILSLLSTGIAISLPPLVIGIFNNNTSKIFIKIFAFLLRLIPTPLILLTLLTFNNPSLSLAALTLGLHNAGITSKLLFTNLDSQDRRNYIAMKSLGISKKTSWLLGLFSQQAKSYLAYCAYRSDIIIRETAIVGVIGSVGLGWQLQESLSSFAWQEVTIVLIAYSSIAIVGELINGKIKNSLT from the coding sequence TTGAATAAATTAAAATTAAACCATACCTCATTATCTTTTCTTCCAATTTTGGTTTGCATACCTCTGGGGTATCAATTAATAACCAATATTCATTTTGGAGGATTTAAATTATTCCAAGAATTCTTAATTTCTGCATTTAATCCCAAGATCGATAATGAAATTATTCTTACCGTAATTAATCGATTAAATGAAACTATCTTAATTAGTTTTTTTAGTTGGTTGGTAAGTATTATTTTTGGAGCAATTTTTGGAATATTATCCTCAAATATTTTTTATAAAATCTTTAATATTCCAAGTTTTTTCTACAGCATAATAAGGTTCTTTCTAACAATAATTAGATCTATTCATGAATTAGTTTGGGGAATAATATTAATGCAAATATATGGCATAAATTTTTCAATAGGAATAATTGCTATATGTATTCCTTATATTGCTGTAAATTCAAAAGTTTTTGCTGAACAATTAGAAACTATTGACTACAAAAGTTTTGAATCTATAAATCAAATAAATGCACCTAAATTTTCATCTTTATTAACTTTAATATGGAATCCAATAATAAATACATTTAAAAACTTTGGTTTATATCGATTAGAGTGTTCAATAAGAAGTACGGTTATTTTAGGACTTTTTGGGATTGGAGGGATAGGTACCAGTATTTTTTTATCTTTTCAAACTTTAAATTTTAGAGAGTTATGGACTTATTTATGGTCCTTAGCAATTTTGATAATTCTTTCTGGATTAATATTCAAAAAAATAAAATTTAATACTACTAATAAAATCCTATCTATTTTTTTTATTGCAGTTTTTTTCATAACAATTTTATTTTCTTTTTCATATTTTCTTTATTTTATTTTTAATAATTTTGAAAATTTTAATTCCCTCAGTTCTCTGTTTAAATCAAGCTCAGATTTAGGATTATTTGATTTCTTAAAGCTTATATTAGAAACAATAATTTTAAGTCTTTTATCAACAGGAATAGCAATTAGTTTACCTCCATTAGTAATAGGAATTTTTAACAATAATACTTCTAAAATTTTTATAAAAATTTTTGCATTTTTATTACGTTTAATACCTACACCTTTAATACTTCTAACTCTATTAACTTTTAATAATCCTTCTTTATCTTTAGCAGCTTTAACATTAGGTCTTCACAACGCTGGCATTACAAGCAAATTACTTTTTACAAATCTAGATAGCCAAGATAGGAGAAATTACATTGCAATGAAATCTCTGGGAATCTCAAAAAAGACTAGTTGGCTTTTAGGTTTATTTTCTCAACAAGCAAAAAGTTACTTGGCATATTGCGCTTATAGATCTGACATCATTATTAGAGAAACTGCAATTGTTGGGGTCATTGGAAGTGTTGGTCTAGGTTGGCAATTGCAAGAATCACTAAGTTCCTTCGCATGGCAAGAAGTTACAATAGTTTTGATAGCTTATAGCTCCATCGCAATAGTTGGCGAATTAATAAATGGTAAAATCAAAAATAGTTTAACTTGA
- a CDS encoding TIGR00297 family protein, protein MSLIINEFFIGFCINFILICIFCKIPLMTKGGWISAGILGTILWGCLSWEGWISVVFYLLFGSIVTKVGYKFKKEQGIAEKRGGRRGPENVWGSAATGLFLAMMTKFNPANEVFFKVGFAASFSAKLADTFGSEIGKRFGKDTYLITSLKKVERGTEGGISIEGTLASIFGSIFMAFIMLRLSIISTKYHFIIVMLSGFLATLSESIIGAKFQNKYKLSNELVNAIQTSIASVFAIFALILYSYFLN, encoded by the coding sequence ATGAGTTTAATTATAAATGAATTTTTTATAGGCTTTTGCATTAATTTTATTTTGATTTGTATTTTCTGCAAAATTCCTTTGATGACAAAAGGTGGTTGGATTAGTGCAGGCATTTTAGGCACAATTTTGTGGGGATGTTTGTCATGGGAGGGTTGGATATCAGTTGTGTTTTATTTATTATTTGGATCTATCGTAACTAAAGTAGGTTATAAATTTAAAAAAGAACAAGGCATAGCTGAAAAAAGAGGTGGGAGAAGAGGACCTGAAAATGTATGGGGATCTGCAGCTACAGGATTATTTCTTGCAATGATGACTAAATTTAATCCTGCTAATGAAGTTTTTTTTAAAGTAGGTTTTGCTGCAAGTTTTTCAGCGAAATTGGCGGATACTTTTGGTAGTGAAATTGGGAAAAGATTTGGGAAAGATACGTATTTAATTACCTCACTTAAAAAGGTTGAGAGAGGAACTGAAGGAGGGATAAGTATAGAAGGAACTTTAGCTAGTATCTTTGGATCAATATTTATGGCTTTTATAATGCTTCGTCTATCAATTATTTCTACAAAATATCATTTTATAATTGTTATGCTTTCTGGATTTTTGGCAACACTTTCTGAAAGTATTATTGGTGCTAAATTTCAAAATAAATATAAATTGAGTAATGAATTGGTAAATGCTATTCAGACAAGTATTGCTTCTGTTTTTGCTATCTTTGCGCTAATTTTATATTCATATTTTTTAAATTAA